The Meriones unguiculatus strain TT.TT164.6M chromosome 1, Bangor_MerUng_6.1, whole genome shotgun sequence genome has a segment encoding these proteins:
- the LOC110549478 gene encoding protein NPAT isoform X1, which produces MLLPSDVARLVLGYLQQENLTSTCQTFILESSNLKEYAEHCTDEGFIPACLLSLFGKNLTTILNEYVAMKAKETSNDVPTIMSSLWKKLDHTLSQIRSMQSSPGFAAHQRARTRNGIAEIKRQRWLASQAAPVSSELLVLPYASGQFTTSPLVATQAVKPSGQISTPVRSNIVVVNQSQSQNTVTTGESLNIIPGPQERKTHTSLMSPGRRKSESQRKSLMSSGPHSSVRNFQDPNAFAVEKQMVIENAREKILSNKSLQEKLAENINKFLTSDSSTAPVPKQTDSNPTEPETSIDELLGLPNEIHMSEEAIQDILEQTESDPAFQALFDLFDYGKTKNNKNISQSIPSQHMETNPNIVLSEETNITIKSSFETEEPDGQSGQPPFCTSYQNEDLLLSDLKTGNNQDVLQQESQENFSQISSNTQKKSSKTAVPAEQKSALDITFESVSNLSDFNQRGSSECNEHCSELYTSQMLTEAEVAAVEKNSLSPGMLNEPQLQPDQPNMPITSFVSLGSETNDENLILSGKSTQLLSQSTPLTGKPSKSQFCETSNITKVKTNSHGSESPDSSETHNSKIETTSVSPVAAQPLPDCQDSSPLQSKTSPATVESLGLNVPEQVEIHLEDSVRADKQLSNGSPSVDLNHTESKTEPLKSESSQDPSSSVKDGDTVFLSLSGHDSCKEVALVPGEANSVKNNHSLPSESAGSVGGSPETQNTDDKPSNNSTEVDASNIVSLKIIISDDPFVSSDAELNSAVSSISGENLPTIILSSKSPAKNTEFVTCLSSEETTSAVVSVEVGDSGSMEQNLLVLKPEEPVVNNTQNEDGIAFSANVAPCVSKDGGYIQLMPATSTAFGNSSNILIATCMTDPTALGPSVSQSNVVVLPGNSAPVPAQPPPQQLQTPPKSNSVFAVSQAVSPNFSQGSAIIIASPVQPVLQGMVGMIPVSVVGQNGNTFSAPPQQVLHMPLAAPVCNRSITQFPIPQKSQKAQALRNKPITGKQVNNLTDLSSLSEACHTQSRTEASDKTIVTECGKKLEESTIPLLAERAAPASKPFESHRRVLCFDSTVSSMTNTQGPLYKITSQNKEKKETSFPHPDSSVVSSTLKPPPNNASKREREKTVPKILSKSETAFNRHTTVKEIQCEKKVSPTEMALESFNKATANKENELCSDGERQKNPDTSKLPVGQQNGSLRNEKTIASLQELTKKQATSSNNKNVTSIGGTVKDLKQEQSKSASSLIAVEILQDVALHSPTNRIADTDSPVPRTPGSGTGEKHREEAAGSMKAPANRRFGEEGSMPRITIPPVTADLPACSPASETGSENSVSMAAHTLMILSRAAIARTTATPLKDNTQQFRTSSRSTTKKRKLEELDERERNSRSSSKNPANSSVPVKKKKIKKKKLPSSFPAGMDVDKFLLSLHYDE; this is translated from the exons GTTACTTACAACAAGAAAACCTCACATCTACTTGCCAGACTTTTATTTTGGAAAGTTCAAATTTAAAAGAATATGCAGAACACTGTACTGATGAAGGCTTTATCCCAGCCTGCTTACTG TCCTTATTTGGAAAAAACTTGACAACAATTTTGAATGAATATGTAGCTATGAAAGCAAAAG AAACATCAAATGATGTCCCAACAATAATGTCATCTCTATGGAAGAAGCTAGACCACACGCTTTCTCAGATCAG gAGCATGCAAAGTTCTCCAGGGTTTGCTGCCCATCAGAGAG CCCGAACAAGAAATGGAATTGCAGAAATCAAGCGACAGAGATGGCTTGCATCTCAAGCAGCTCCTGTCAGTTCAGAGTTACTGGTTTTACCTTATGCTTCGGGACAATTTACCACTTCTCCTTTGGTAGCCACACAAGCTGTTAAACCAAGTGGCCAAATTTCAACTCCAGTGAGGTCAAATATCGTAGTGGTCAACCAGTCACAGTCACAAAATACTGTAACCA CTGGAGAGTCTTTAAATATTATTCCTGGTCCTCAGGAAAGGAAAACTCATACCAGTTTAATGTCTCCTGGTAGACGTAAAAG TGAATCACAAAGGAAGAGTTTGATGTCATCCGGACCTCATTCATCAGTAAGGAATTTCCAGGACCCAAATGCATTTGCAGTAGAAAAA caAATGGTTATTGAAAATGCAAGAGAGAAAATATTAAGCAACAAATCTCTTCAAGAAAAACTAGCAGAAAACATAAATAAGTTTTTGACTAG TGACAGTAGTACAGCTCCAGTACCTAAGCAAACAGACAGCAACCCGACAGAGCCAGAAACGTCAATTGATGAACTCCTAGGACTTCCG AATGAAATCCACATGTCTGAAGAAGCAATACAAGATATATTGGAACAGACAGAATCAGACCCAGCATTTCAGGCACTCTTTGATCTCTTTGACTATG gtaaaacaaagaacaataaaaatatatcacaAAGTATTCCTAGTCAACATATGGAAACTAATCCTAATATAGTCTTATCTGAAGAAACTAACATAACAATTAAAAGTTCTTTTGAAACAGAAGAACCTg ATGGGCAGTCTGGTCAGCCTCCATTTTGTACATCCTATCAAAATGAAGATTTATTATTAAGTGATTTGAAGACTGGCAACAACCAGGATGTTCTTCAGCAAGAATCCCAGGAAAACTTCTCCCAAATAAGCTCTAACACTCAAAAAAAGTCCTCTAAAACAGCTGTACCTGCTGAGCAAAAGAGTGCCCTTGACATTACTTTTGAGTCTGTGTCTAATTTGAGTGACTTTAACCAAAGAGGAAGTTCTGAATGTAATGAACATTGTTCTGAGTTATATACCAGTCAGATGCTCACTGAAGCTGAAGTGGCTGCGGTTGAAAAGAATTCTTTGTCTCCAGGTATGCTGAATGAACCCCAGTTACAGCCTGATCAACccaatatgccaataacttcattTGTGTCTCTTGGTAGTGAAACCAATGATGAAAACTTAATTCTGTCTGGGAAAAGTACTCAGCTTTTGTCCCAAAGTACTCCATTAACTGGAAAGCCATCTAAAAGTCAATTTTGTGAAACTTCTAACATAACAAAAGTTAAAACTAATTCCCATGGTTCTGAGTCACCAGATTCTAGTGAAACTCACAACAGTAAAATTGAAACTACTAGTGTATCACCAGTTGCAGCACAGCCACTACCAGATTGCCAGGACAGTTCTCCACTGCAAAGCAAAACATCACCCGCAACTGTTGAAAGTTTAGGTTTAAATGTACCGGAACAGGTAGAAATTCATCTTGAAGACTCAGTCCGTGCAGATAAACAGCTATCCAATGGTTCACCATCTGTTGACTTAAATCATACGGAAAGCAAGACTGAGCCACTCAAGTCTGAGAGCTCTCAAGACCCTTCCTCTTCTGTGAAAGATGGAGAtactgtttttctctctttgagTGGACATGACAGCTGTAAAGAAGTTGCCCTGGTTCCAGGAGAAGCGAACAGTGTAAAAAACAATCATTCACTTCCTTCAGAATCTGCTGGTTCAGTGGGAGGGTCTCCTGAGACACAAAATACTGATGATAAGCCTAGCAACAATTCAACAGAGGTAGATGCATCAAATATTGTTTCTCTGAAAATTATCATTAGTGATGATCCATTTGTTTCCTCAGATGCAGAGCTTAACAGTGCTGTATCTAGTATCAGTGGAGAAAACTTGCCAACAATAATTCTGTCTTCTAAATCTCCTGCCAAAAATACAGAATTTGTTACATGCCTGTCTTCAGAAGAAACTACAAGTGCTGTTGTCTCTGTTGAAGTAGGGGATTCTGGCTCGATGGAGCAGAACCTTTTAGTGCTCAAACCTGAAGAACCTGTGGTAAACAACACTCAGAATGAAGATGGCATTGCTTTTTCAGCCAATGTTGCACCATGTGTTTCTAAGGATGGAGGATATATACAGTTGATGCCTGCCACAAGCACAGCGTTTGGCAATTCAAGCAACATTCTGATAGCTACATGCATGACTGATCCAACAGCTTTGGGACCAAGTGTCAGTCAGTCTAATGTAGTGGTATTGCCTGGGAACTCTGCACCTGTGCCTGCACAGCCTCCTCCACAGCAGTTACAGACACCACCAAAGTCTAACAGTGTATTTGCCGTCAGCCAGGCTGTGTCACCAAACTTTTCACAAG GATCCGCCATCATAATTGCTTCCCCAGTCCAGCCTGTACTTCAAGGAATGGTGGGAATGATACCTGTGTCTGTAGTTGGACAGAATGGAAATACATTCTCTGCTCCTCCCCAGCAG GTCCTTCATATGCCTTTAGCAGCACCTGTTTGTAATAGAAGTATCACTCAATTCCCCATTCCTCAAAAATCTCAGAAGGCTCAGGCACTCAGAAACAAGCCTATTACAG GAAAACAGGTAAATAATTTGACAGATTTATCCAGTCTTTCAGAAGCATGTCATACGCAAAG tagaACTGAAGCTTCTGATAAGACTATTGTCACTGAATGCGGGAAAAAATTAGAAGAGAGCACGATTCCCCTCTTAGCAGAGAGGGCAGCTCCTGCCAGCAAGCCATTTGAAAGTCATCGGCGGGTGCTCTGTTTCGATAGCACTGTTTCTTCTATGACAAATACACAGGGGCCACTTTATAAGATAACgtcccaaaacaaagaaaagaaggaaacatcTTTTCCTCATCCTGACTCATCGGTTGTGTCCTCCACCTTAAAACCGCCTCCTAATAATGccagtaaaagagagagagagaaaactgtgcCCAAGATTTTATCTAAATCCGAAACTGCCTTTAACCGACACACCACTGTGAAAGAAATTCAGTGTGAAAAGAAAGTTTCCCCCACAGAAATGGCCCTTGAATCTTTCAATAAAGCAACAGCTAACAAGGAGAATGAATTGTGCAGTGATGGGGAAAGGCAGAAGAATCCAGACACTTCAAAACTGCCTGTCGGCCAGCAGAACGGAAGTTTGCGGAATGAAAAAACTATAGCTTCACTGCAAGAATTGACCAAAAAGCAAGCCACAtcctcaaacaataaaaatgtaacttcTATAGGAGGAACAGTAAAGGACCTAAAACAAGAGCAGAGCAAATCTGCCAGTTCCTTAATTGCTGTAGAAATATTGCAAGATGTTGCATTGCACAGCCCCACAAATAGGATTGCTGATACTGATTCGCCAGTACCCCGGACGCCTGGCTCAGGAACAGGGGAGAAGCATAGAGAAGAAGCCGCTGGCAGCATGAAGGCCCCCGCGAATAGACGCTTTGGTGAAGAGGGCAGCATGCCCAGAATAACGATCCCTCCTGTCACTGCAGACTTACCTGCCTGCAGCCCAGCCAGTGAAACAGGCAGTGAAAATAGTGTGAGCATGGCTGCCCACACCCTCATGATTCTCTCTAGAGCAGCAATTGCTAGGACTACAGCCACTCCTCTGAAAGATAACACACAGCAATTTAGAACATCTTCAAGGAGCACTACAAAAAAACGAAAACTTGAGGAATTAGATGAGCGGGAGCGAAACTCCCGTTCTTCTAGTAAAAATCCTGCAAATTCATCAGTaccagtgaaaaagaaaaaaatcaag aAAAAGAAGCTGCCTAGTTCATTTCCAGCAGGAATGGATGTGGACAAATTCTTGTTATCATTGCATTATGATGAGTGA
- the LOC110549478 gene encoding protein NPAT isoform X3: MLLPSDVARLVLGYLQQENLTSTCQTFILESSNLKEYAEHCTDEGFIPACLLSLFGKNLTTILNEYVAMKAKETSNDVPTIMSSLWKKLDHTLSQIRSMQSSPGFAAHQRARTRNGIAEIKRQRWLASQAAPVSSELLVLPYASGQFTTSPLVATQAVKPSGQISTPVRSNIVVVNQSQSQNTVTTGESLNIIPGPQERKTHTSLMSPGRRKSESQRKSLMSSGPHSSVRNFQDPNAFAVEKQMVIENAREKILSNKSLQEKLAENINKFLTSDSSTAPVPKQTDSNPTEPETSIDELLGLPNEIHMSEEAIQDILEQTESDPAFQALFDLFDYGKTKNNKNISQSIPSQHMETNPNIVLSEETNITIKSSFETEEPDGQSGQPPFCTSYQNEDLLLSDLKTGNNQDVLQQESQENFSQISSNTQKKSSKTAVPAEQKSALDITFESVSNLSDFNQRGSSECNEHCSELYTSQMLTEAEVAAVEKNSLSPGSAIIIASPVQPVLQGMVGMIPVSVVGQNGNTFSAPPQQVLHMPLAAPVCNRSITQFPIPQKSQKAQALRNKPITGKQVNNLTDLSSLSEACHTQSRTEASDKTIVTECGKKLEESTIPLLAERAAPASKPFESHRRVLCFDSTVSSMTNTQGPLYKITSQNKEKKETSFPHPDSSVVSSTLKPPPNNASKREREKTVPKILSKSETAFNRHTTVKEIQCEKKVSPTEMALESFNKATANKENELCSDGERQKNPDTSKLPVGQQNGSLRNEKTIASLQELTKKQATSSNNKNVTSIGGTVKDLKQEQSKSASSLIAVEILQDVALHSPTNRIADTDSPVPRTPGSGTGEKHREEAAGSMKAPANRRFGEEGSMPRITIPPVTADLPACSPASETGSENSVSMAAHTLMILSRAAIARTTATPLKDNTQQFRTSSRSTTKKRKLEELDERERNSRSSSKNPANSSVPVKKKKIKKKKLPSSFPAGMDVDKFLLSLHYDE, from the exons GTTACTTACAACAAGAAAACCTCACATCTACTTGCCAGACTTTTATTTTGGAAAGTTCAAATTTAAAAGAATATGCAGAACACTGTACTGATGAAGGCTTTATCCCAGCCTGCTTACTG TCCTTATTTGGAAAAAACTTGACAACAATTTTGAATGAATATGTAGCTATGAAAGCAAAAG AAACATCAAATGATGTCCCAACAATAATGTCATCTCTATGGAAGAAGCTAGACCACACGCTTTCTCAGATCAG gAGCATGCAAAGTTCTCCAGGGTTTGCTGCCCATCAGAGAG CCCGAACAAGAAATGGAATTGCAGAAATCAAGCGACAGAGATGGCTTGCATCTCAAGCAGCTCCTGTCAGTTCAGAGTTACTGGTTTTACCTTATGCTTCGGGACAATTTACCACTTCTCCTTTGGTAGCCACACAAGCTGTTAAACCAAGTGGCCAAATTTCAACTCCAGTGAGGTCAAATATCGTAGTGGTCAACCAGTCACAGTCACAAAATACTGTAACCA CTGGAGAGTCTTTAAATATTATTCCTGGTCCTCAGGAAAGGAAAACTCATACCAGTTTAATGTCTCCTGGTAGACGTAAAAG TGAATCACAAAGGAAGAGTTTGATGTCATCCGGACCTCATTCATCAGTAAGGAATTTCCAGGACCCAAATGCATTTGCAGTAGAAAAA caAATGGTTATTGAAAATGCAAGAGAGAAAATATTAAGCAACAAATCTCTTCAAGAAAAACTAGCAGAAAACATAAATAAGTTTTTGACTAG TGACAGTAGTACAGCTCCAGTACCTAAGCAAACAGACAGCAACCCGACAGAGCCAGAAACGTCAATTGATGAACTCCTAGGACTTCCG AATGAAATCCACATGTCTGAAGAAGCAATACAAGATATATTGGAACAGACAGAATCAGACCCAGCATTTCAGGCACTCTTTGATCTCTTTGACTATG gtaaaacaaagaacaataaaaatatatcacaAAGTATTCCTAGTCAACATATGGAAACTAATCCTAATATAGTCTTATCTGAAGAAACTAACATAACAATTAAAAGTTCTTTTGAAACAGAAGAACCTg ATGGGCAGTCTGGTCAGCCTCCATTTTGTACATCCTATCAAAATGAAGATTTATTATTAAGTGATTTGAAGACTGGCAACAACCAGGATGTTCTTCAGCAAGAATCCCAGGAAAACTTCTCCCAAATAAGCTCTAACACTCAAAAAAAGTCCTCTAAAACAGCTGTACCTGCTGAGCAAAAGAGTGCCCTTGACATTACTTTTGAGTCTGTGTCTAATTTGAGTGACTTTAACCAAAGAGGAAGTTCTGAATGTAATGAACATTGTTCTGAGTTATATACCAGTCAGATGCTCACTGAAGCTGAAGTGGCTGCGGTTGAAAAGAATTCTTTGTCTCCAG GATCCGCCATCATAATTGCTTCCCCAGTCCAGCCTGTACTTCAAGGAATGGTGGGAATGATACCTGTGTCTGTAGTTGGACAGAATGGAAATACATTCTCTGCTCCTCCCCAGCAG GTCCTTCATATGCCTTTAGCAGCACCTGTTTGTAATAGAAGTATCACTCAATTCCCCATTCCTCAAAAATCTCAGAAGGCTCAGGCACTCAGAAACAAGCCTATTACAG GAAAACAGGTAAATAATTTGACAGATTTATCCAGTCTTTCAGAAGCATGTCATACGCAAAG tagaACTGAAGCTTCTGATAAGACTATTGTCACTGAATGCGGGAAAAAATTAGAAGAGAGCACGATTCCCCTCTTAGCAGAGAGGGCAGCTCCTGCCAGCAAGCCATTTGAAAGTCATCGGCGGGTGCTCTGTTTCGATAGCACTGTTTCTTCTATGACAAATACACAGGGGCCACTTTATAAGATAACgtcccaaaacaaagaaaagaaggaaacatcTTTTCCTCATCCTGACTCATCGGTTGTGTCCTCCACCTTAAAACCGCCTCCTAATAATGccagtaaaagagagagagagaaaactgtgcCCAAGATTTTATCTAAATCCGAAACTGCCTTTAACCGACACACCACTGTGAAAGAAATTCAGTGTGAAAAGAAAGTTTCCCCCACAGAAATGGCCCTTGAATCTTTCAATAAAGCAACAGCTAACAAGGAGAATGAATTGTGCAGTGATGGGGAAAGGCAGAAGAATCCAGACACTTCAAAACTGCCTGTCGGCCAGCAGAACGGAAGTTTGCGGAATGAAAAAACTATAGCTTCACTGCAAGAATTGACCAAAAAGCAAGCCACAtcctcaaacaataaaaatgtaacttcTATAGGAGGAACAGTAAAGGACCTAAAACAAGAGCAGAGCAAATCTGCCAGTTCCTTAATTGCTGTAGAAATATTGCAAGATGTTGCATTGCACAGCCCCACAAATAGGATTGCTGATACTGATTCGCCAGTACCCCGGACGCCTGGCTCAGGAACAGGGGAGAAGCATAGAGAAGAAGCCGCTGGCAGCATGAAGGCCCCCGCGAATAGACGCTTTGGTGAAGAGGGCAGCATGCCCAGAATAACGATCCCTCCTGTCACTGCAGACTTACCTGCCTGCAGCCCAGCCAGTGAAACAGGCAGTGAAAATAGTGTGAGCATGGCTGCCCACACCCTCATGATTCTCTCTAGAGCAGCAATTGCTAGGACTACAGCCACTCCTCTGAAAGATAACACACAGCAATTTAGAACATCTTCAAGGAGCACTACAAAAAAACGAAAACTTGAGGAATTAGATGAGCGGGAGCGAAACTCCCGTTCTTCTAGTAAAAATCCTGCAAATTCATCAGTaccagtgaaaaagaaaaaaatcaag aAAAAGAAGCTGCCTAGTTCATTTCCAGCAGGAATGGATGTGGACAAATTCTTGTTATCATTGCATTATGATGAGTGA